One segment of Anaerohalosphaeraceae bacterium DNA contains the following:
- a CDS encoding DUF456 family protein yields the protein MIYVYLVLLILVNAFWLVLGFFYLPGNWLMVLTTAGFAWWQAERGIFSVWTLAAAAVLALLGELAEFWAGLAGARRAGAGWKASLAAVGGAMAGAVLGTIFIPVPFAGTLLGGCIGAGLAAWAFERRSGKPRQISIQSGIGAGLGTAAGAFLKILMGVLIWLLIAAAAFWP from the coding sequence ATGATTTATGTCTATCTGGTATTGCTGATTTTGGTGAACGCCTTCTGGCTGGTGCTGGGCTTTTTTTATCTGCCGGGCAACTGGCTGATGGTGCTGACGACGGCGGGGTTTGCCTGGTGGCAGGCGGAACGCGGAATTTTTTCCGTTTGGACACTGGCGGCAGCGGCTGTGCTGGCCCTGTTGGGAGAGCTGGCCGAGTTTTGGGCGGGTCTGGCAGGGGCGAGAAGAGCCGGGGCGGGCTGGAAGGCCTCGTTGGCAGCTGTCGGCGGAGCGATGGCGGGGGCGGTGTTGGGCACGATTTTCATTCCCGTTCCTTTTGCGGGCACGCTGCTGGGCGGCTGCATCGGGGCGGGTCTGGCCGCCTGGGCGTTCGAACGCCGTTCCGGAAAGCCCCGACAGATTTCCATCCAGTCCGGCATCGGAGCCGGTCTGGGCACGGCGGCTGGGGCGTTCCTGAAAATCCTGATGGGGGTTCTGATTTGGCTTTTGATTGCGGCGGCGGCGTTTTGGCCCTGA
- the proC gene encoding pyrroline-5-carboxylate reductase, with protein MENKILGFIGGGNMAQALLKGLLQQGLYQPEQIWVSDVLAERLEFLRRTYGVHTAADNRAAAGQADIVILAVKPQQMAAVLEEIAGSIRRGALVISIAAGVRTAKIRSFLSQNPIIRVMPNTPAMVSAGASALYNAGASPQQMQDVLRIFESVGKTVVAEYEELLDAVTAVSGSGPAYFFLLMEEMLKAAAELGLDEATARTLVLQTAKGAALLAEEAAGRGETPDILRKKVTSPGGTTEAALKVFGEYSFGPMVRQALLAAARRSRELSA; from the coding sequence ATGGAGAATAAAATACTCGGATTTATCGGCGGCGGAAATATGGCACAGGCCCTTCTGAAAGGGCTTTTGCAGCAGGGGCTTTATCAGCCGGAGCAGATTTGGGTCTCGGATGTCCTTGCAGAACGGTTGGAGTTTCTCCGCCGGACATATGGTGTTCATACCGCAGCGGACAATCGTGCGGCGGCCGGACAGGCCGACATTGTCATTTTGGCCGTCAAACCCCAGCAGATGGCCGCTGTTCTGGAGGAAATCGCCGGCAGTATCCGCCGCGGAGCGCTTGTGATTTCGATTGCCGCCGGAGTTCGAACGGCCAAAATCCGCTCGTTTCTGTCTCAGAATCCGATTATCCGGGTGATGCCCAATACCCCCGCGATGGTCTCGGCAGGCGCCAGCGCCCTGTACAATGCCGGAGCTTCGCCGCAGCAGATGCAGGATGTCCTGCGGATATTTGAATCGGTCGGCAAAACGGTTGTGGCGGAATACGAGGAGCTGCTCGATGCCGTCACGGCGGTCAGCGGGTCGGGGCCGGCGTACTTTTTCCTGCTGATGGAGGAGATGCTCAAGGCCGCTGCGGAGCTGGGGCTGGATGAGGCGACCGCCCGAACCCTTGTTCTTCAGACAGCCAAAGGGGCGGCACTTCTGGCGGAGGAGGCCGCCGGCCGGGGGGAAACACCGGATATCCTGCGAAAAAAGGTGACTTCACCGGGAGGGACAACGGAAGCGGCCCTGAAGGTTTTCGGGGAGTATTCTTTCGGTCCGATGGTGCGGCAGGCCCTTTTGGCGGCGGCCCGGCGTTCCAGAGAATTGTCGGCCTGA
- a CDS encoding electron-transfer flavoprotein:ubiquinone oxidoreductase: protein MSTPQANPVSVLIIGAGPAGLSAAIHLKKNHPQLDVVVIDKAAGPGHHNLSGAVAESAALERLLNPIDPNWQTSEQAKKVLIGQVQQDDLLFMAGQCAAFKILPAVYLAKTLGLGFGQLSHRGDWICSLSRLTVWLCELAQKAGVEVLHGFAAGEILWNEQTHLAEGIRLVDQGLDKEGHPQPNFLPGEIIPARMILIAEGCDGQIAEQFIQKAGLRRQCPQLFSLGVKELIKVSPQQYEAFGSGRVVHAMGYPLWTPLIGPGMFGGGIMYPMGAEQIAVGMIVGLDYPYYDFNPQDALTLFKEHRWVRRFIEGGKVVEGGAKMIPEGGFYALPRCPQTGSIGKSNVCLLGDSAGFVNMLKIKGIHNAVYSGLAAAEAVGANLDTPAAVARCYTRLLEENGVLKEMASAKNFRQTVAKFGPLQGLPLSVLGDWLPRFSVEPDWQAMRRRRYRLKPPVRFDKDTFTAVAGTAHREEQPCHLTIRDAAVCKEKCQPTFEAPCITFCPAGVYESIQGIVKPANPSNCLHCKTCQRKCPFDNIRWRCPEPTGGPKYKTM, encoded by the coding sequence ATGAGCACACCGCAGGCAAATCCTGTTTCGGTTTTGATTATCGGGGCCGGACCGGCGGGCCTGTCGGCGGCCATTCATCTGAAAAAGAACCATCCGCAACTGGATGTGGTTGTCATTGACAAGGCCGCCGGGCCGGGCCATCACAATCTGTCCGGCGCCGTGGCAGAATCCGCAGCCCTCGAGCGGCTGCTGAACCCGATTGACCCAAACTGGCAAACCTCCGAACAGGCCAAAAAAGTGCTCATCGGGCAGGTTCAGCAGGATGACCTGCTCTTTATGGCCGGACAATGCGCCGCATTCAAAATCCTGCCCGCCGTGTATCTGGCCAAAACCCTGGGGCTGGGATTCGGCCAGCTGAGCCATCGCGGAGACTGGATTTGTTCACTGAGCCGCCTGACCGTTTGGCTGTGCGAATTGGCGCAAAAGGCGGGCGTCGAGGTCCTGCACGGCTTTGCCGCCGGCGAAATCCTCTGGAACGAGCAAACCCATCTGGCCGAGGGCATTCGGCTGGTGGATCAGGGACTCGACAAAGAAGGACATCCGCAGCCCAACTTCCTGCCCGGGGAAATCATCCCGGCCCGGATGATCCTGATTGCCGAAGGTTGCGACGGACAAATCGCCGAGCAATTCATCCAAAAGGCCGGACTGCGGCGGCAATGCCCCCAGCTGTTTTCGCTGGGTGTTAAGGAATTGATTAAGGTCTCGCCGCAACAGTACGAGGCATTCGGCTCAGGGCGCGTCGTTCATGCGATGGGCTATCCGCTCTGGACACCGCTGATCGGCCCGGGGATGTTCGGCGGCGGGATTATGTATCCGATGGGAGCCGAACAGATTGCCGTCGGGATGATTGTCGGGCTGGACTATCCGTATTACGATTTTAATCCGCAGGACGCCCTGACGCTCTTTAAGGAGCACCGGTGGGTGCGGCGGTTTATCGAGGGCGGCAAGGTCGTCGAAGGCGGCGCCAAAATGATACCCGAAGGCGGCTTTTATGCCCTGCCGCGCTGCCCGCAGACCGGCTCCATCGGCAAAAGCAACGTCTGCCTTCTGGGCGACAGTGCGGGGTTCGTGAATATGCTCAAAATCAAGGGCATTCACAACGCCGTCTATTCGGGTCTGGCCGCCGCGGAAGCCGTCGGGGCCAATCTGGACACACCGGCGGCCGTCGCCCGATGCTACACACGGCTGCTGGAGGAAAACGGCGTCTTAAAAGAAATGGCCTCCGCCAAAAACTTCCGCCAGACCGTCGCCAAATTCGGCCCGCTGCAGGGGCTGCCTTTGTCCGTTCTGGGAGACTGGCTGCCCCGATTTTCCGTTGAACCCGACTGGCAGGCCATGCGCCGGCGGCGCTATCGGCTCAAACCGCCTGTGCGGTTTGACAAAGACACCTTCACGGCTGTCGCCGGCACGGCTCATCGGGAGGAACAGCCCTGCCACCTGACGATACGCGATGCGGCCGTGTGCAAAGAGAAATGTCAGCCGACTTTTGAAGCCCCCTGCATCACCTTCTGTCCGGCGGGCGTGTATGAATCCATTCAGGGCATCGTCAAACCGGCTAATCCTTCCAATTGTCTGCACTGCAAAACCTGTCAGAGGAAATGCCCGTTTGACAATATCCGCTGGCGGTGTCCGGAACCGACCGGCGGCCCGAAATACAAAACGATGTAG
- a CDS encoding sigma-70 family RNA polymerase sigma factor, whose protein sequence is MIPGRRLLDDLRVFSMQLSRRMELSAAEQNEPLYTVSQLAQRFSVSGKTVRRWQKQGLLGKHCLFPDGRRRLAFLESAVNQFVSSHPERLARAKGFSRLSEKEKQTVIEMAAQLQKARPTRAKEPILQEVARRLGRARETVRLILAEHDRQFPEKAVFARPFGRLSPKDRAALYKLYKQKTPVRQLMERFGLSCSSVHRIINQQRAKELLGLKLEYVDSPDFHAPDAYRAIVESTDVLLKDLSAAPPSVLSRAEETALFRRYNYLKYLAFTERSQIQPAHPSSRQLRRIETYLAMAEQTQHFLLQVNMPLVIRVAGRHSQFGASVGDLVGEGNLSLIAALEKFDYTKGYRFSTYAALAIAKDFARRIPAETARPDRAGGSDLSRVAQPSEGKAAPDFGAVEQAQRSLLDIIERELDERERFVVMNRFPLSEGVIPPKPKTLKEIGDVLGLSKERVRQIELQALQKLRRTLSPEQFDLLTG, encoded by the coding sequence TTGATTCCCGGACGTCGGCTTCTGGATGACCTGCGGGTTTTTTCGATGCAGCTGAGCCGCCGGATGGAGCTGTCCGCTGCCGAACAAAACGAGCCGCTCTATACCGTTTCTCAATTGGCCCAGCGGTTTTCCGTCTCCGGCAAAACGGTTCGGCGCTGGCAGAAGCAGGGGCTTCTGGGTAAACACTGCCTTTTTCCGGACGGGCGCAGAAGACTGGCATTTCTGGAGTCTGCTGTCAATCAGTTTGTTTCCTCTCATCCGGAGCGGCTTGCCAGGGCAAAAGGATTTTCCCGTCTTAGTGAGAAAGAAAAGCAAACTGTGATTGAGATGGCGGCCCAGCTGCAGAAGGCCAGGCCGACCCGTGCGAAAGAGCCGATTTTGCAGGAGGTTGCCCGACGTCTCGGTCGGGCCCGGGAGACGGTGCGGTTAATTCTGGCTGAACATGACCGGCAGTTTCCGGAAAAGGCCGTATTTGCCCGACCGTTCGGCCGTCTGAGTCCCAAAGACCGTGCCGCCCTGTACAAACTTTATAAGCAGAAGACGCCGGTTCGGCAGCTGATGGAGCGGTTTGGGTTAAGCTGCAGCTCTGTTCATCGAATCATTAATCAGCAGCGGGCCAAAGAACTGCTCGGGCTGAAACTGGAGTATGTGGACAGCCCGGACTTTCACGCTCCGGATGCGTACCGCGCAATCGTTGAATCGACGGATGTTCTCTTGAAAGACCTTTCGGCGGCCCCTCCTTCGGTGCTCAGCCGTGCGGAGGAGACGGCGCTGTTTCGACGATACAATTATTTGAAATACCTGGCATTCACGGAACGGTCGCAGATTCAGCCGGCTCATCCGTCCAGCCGGCAGCTGCGCCGAATTGAAACCTATCTGGCAATGGCGGAGCAGACGCAGCATTTCCTCCTGCAGGTGAATATGCCGCTGGTGATTCGTGTGGCGGGCAGACACAGTCAGTTCGGGGCTTCCGTCGGGGATTTGGTCGGAGAGGGGAATCTGTCGCTGATTGCGGCTCTGGAAAAATTTGATTACACCAAGGGCTATCGTTTCAGCACGTATGCGGCTCTGGCGATTGCCAAGGATTTTGCCCGCCGCATCCCCGCTGAGACCGCCCGTCCGGACCGGGCCGGGGGGTCGGATTTGTCCCGCGTGGCCCAGCCGTCGGAAGGGAAGGCTGCGCCGGATTTTGGGGCCGTCGAACAGGCCCAGCGCAGTCTGCTGGATATTATTGAACGGGAGCTGGATGAACGCGAACGCTTTGTCGTGATGAATCGTTTTCCCCTCAGTGAGGGAGTCATTCCCCCCAAGCCCAAGACGCTCAAAGAAATCGGGGATGTGCTGGGGCTGAGCAAGGAGCGGGTCCGCCAGATTGAACTTCAGGCACTCCAGAAGCTCCGGCGGACGCTTAGTCCGGAACAGTTTGACTTGCTGACCGGCTGA
- a CDS encoding ferredoxin has protein sequence MKVRIEDNCTACGLCVNTCPEVFTMGQDKAEVLVETVPPMYEEAVEQAADECPVEAIIVE, from the coding sequence ATGAAAGTTCGAATTGAAGACAATTGCACGGCGTGCGGTTTGTGTGTCAATACCTGTCCGGAAGTCTTCACAATGGGACAGGACAAGGCGGAAGTCCTGGTCGAGACAGTGCCGCCGATGTATGAAGAGGCGGTCGAGCAGGCCGCCGACGAGTGTCCCGTCGAAGCCATCATTGTCGAATAA
- a CDS encoding FAD-binding protein, which yields MSDYIVLVKQVPDVSQITDNAFDPNTGNLIRTRLPSVINELDAQALAFARRMAFLAGDQNARIIALTMGPPMAAEVLRYCLARCADTAILLTDKALGGADTWATANPLAWAIRKIAKEMFQDSPDYYIVAGMQSVDGDTAQVPPQIAEEMNIPCVSYITDAHFQQGRFTFTRIISGGSQIVQLRRMPAVLTVAKYEYPLFASFQRTRQASKIPLIQWDARTIQAKAVGVEGSKTRVIRVFPPGKTTRKCQPVHSAKELAQVIAQSLRQASAGEQAQEKGRPVYLLPARRKSPFDRSFEGTVKELEDFQVLSQILQEMKITRPEEITDQVCERILQDPRVDFHKKALEDMLEGYRQTEPTYKGEVWVVAEQDENGIHPAVFELLGKARELADSLEVQTGVVLAGKSVRALADSLIAAGADKVYLLEHPLLEPFDPFVWRKAVADVWEKYRPQIVLFAATPQGRVLAPMVSYRTGCGLTADCTGLDIRDSSRKKQIAILFQTRPALGGNVMATICTKDSPCQMATARPGVMQRLKDNPSRKGIILPHPPALTTEDLSLEVLRTEKGTGKVHFDSDCIVSGGKGMQNRDNYDRLLNTLCTAIRERFGVSVEKGASRTAVEQGFAERIYQVGQTGTAVGPKLYIAVGISGAIQHMIGIANTETIVAINTDPHAPIFKQCDYYLIGSAEQVIPQLAEELRTMG from the coding sequence ATGAGCGACTATATCGTTTTAGTCAAACAAGTACCGGATGTTTCTCAGATTACGGACAATGCCTTTGACCCCAATACAGGCAATCTCATCCGAACCCGCCTGCCGAGTGTAATTAATGAATTAGATGCCCAAGCCCTTGCCTTTGCCCGCCGAATGGCTTTCCTGGCCGGTGACCAAAACGCCCGGATTATCGCCCTGACAATGGGTCCCCCAATGGCCGCAGAGGTCCTTCGCTACTGTCTGGCCCGCTGTGCCGATACCGCTATCCTCCTGACGGACAAGGCATTAGGCGGGGCTGACACCTGGGCCACAGCCAACCCGCTGGCCTGGGCCATCCGAAAAATCGCCAAAGAAATGTTTCAGGACTCGCCGGACTACTATATCGTAGCCGGTATGCAGTCCGTGGACGGCGATACAGCCCAGGTTCCTCCCCAAATTGCCGAAGAAATGAATATCCCCTGTGTTTCTTATATTACCGATGCTCACTTTCAGCAGGGGCGGTTCACTTTTACACGAATCATCTCCGGCGGCAGCCAAATCGTTCAGCTGCGGCGGATGCCGGCGGTTTTGACAGTCGCCAAATACGAATATCCCCTGTTCGCCTCCTTCCAAAGAACCCGTCAGGCCTCCAAAATCCCTCTGATTCAATGGGATGCCCGAACCATTCAGGCCAAGGCCGTCGGTGTGGAGGGCTCAAAAACCCGGGTGATTCGGGTCTTCCCGCCCGGAAAGACAACCCGCAAATGTCAGCCGGTTCATTCCGCCAAAGAACTCGCCCAGGTCATTGCCCAATCCCTGCGGCAGGCCTCCGCCGGCGAACAGGCCCAGGAAAAAGGCCGGCCGGTCTATCTTCTGCCCGCCAGACGAAAAAGCCCCTTTGACCGCTCCTTCGAAGGAACCGTCAAGGAATTGGAAGACTTCCAGGTCCTCTCCCAAATCCTTCAGGAAATGAAGATTACCCGCCCGGAAGAAATCACAGACCAGGTCTGCGAAAGAATCCTTCAGGACCCCCGCGTAGATTTTCACAAAAAAGCCCTCGAGGATATGCTGGAGGGATATCGTCAGACCGAACCGACCTACAAAGGAGAGGTCTGGGTGGTTGCCGAGCAGGACGAAAACGGCATCCATCCGGCGGTTTTCGAACTGCTGGGCAAGGCCCGCGAACTGGCGGATTCTCTGGAGGTCCAGACCGGCGTCGTGCTGGCCGGCAAATCCGTCCGGGCTTTGGCCGATTCGCTGATTGCCGCCGGTGCGGACAAGGTCTATCTGCTCGAACACCCTCTTCTGGAACCCTTTGACCCCTTTGTCTGGCGAAAGGCCGTCGCGGACGTCTGGGAGAAATACCGCCCGCAGATTGTCCTGTTTGCCGCCACCCCGCAGGGGCGGGTGCTGGCCCCGATGGTTTCCTACCGAACCGGCTGCGGGCTTACGGCCGACTGCACCGGTCTGGATATCCGCGACAGCAGCCGCAAAAAACAAATCGCCATCCTTTTCCAGACGCGTCCGGCCCTCGGGGGCAATGTGATGGCAACTATCTGCACGAAGGATTCCCCCTGCCAGATGGCCACTGCCCGCCCGGGTGTAATGCAGCGGCTCAAAGACAATCCTTCCCGCAAAGGAATCATCCTCCCTCATCCGCCGGCCCTGACAACGGAAGACCTTTCCCTGGAGGTTCTGCGGACGGAAAAAGGCACCGGAAAGGTGCATTTCGACAGCGACTGCATCGTCAGCGGCGGCAAGGGAATGCAGAACCGGGACAACTACGACCGGCTTCTGAATACACTTTGTACAGCCATTCGTGAACGCTTCGGTGTATCCGTAGAAAAAGGGGCTTCCCGCACAGCAGTTGAACAGGGTTTTGCCGAGCGGATTTATCAGGTCGGCCAGACCGGTACGGCCGTCGGTCCAAAACTGTATATCGCCGTCGGCATCTCCGGAGCCATTCAGCATATGATCGGCATCGCCAATACCGAAACAATCGTGGCGATTAATACAGACCCGCACGCACCGATTTTCAAGCAGTGCGATTATTACCTTATCGGCAGCGCTGAACAAGTGATCCCTCAACTGGCGGAAGAATTGAGGACAATGGGATGA